From Sporomusaceae bacterium, the proteins below share one genomic window:
- a CDS encoding nucleoside kinase produces MTLLDVSRDVAHLFTSPIVAANIDNDVKDLQTAVRDGGRVSFLDLTSEEGMRVYRRSLSFVLVVAARDLFPAAEVTVEHSLGKGLYCELHLDRELTAEDIGRLQERMRRIVDENRPFVRQSMLRADAIALFKASGQTDKVKLLSQLQRELVSVYYCGDEYDYFYGTMVPGTGYLKIFELRYHPPGFILRFPEKDAPAVLPPYVGQPKLFKVFQEAEQWGKILRCPYVANLNEYVEQGQAAEIIRIAEALHEKKLAQIADYISSHTSDVRVILVAGPSSSGKTTFAQRLNVQLRVNGVRPVPISLDDYFVDRDHTPRDEKGDYDFEAIEAIDLELFNEHLVRLLRGELVKMPTYNFMSGQREYRGRRIQLEPDQPLIIEGIHGLNERLTRAVPRENKIKIYISALTQLSIDNHNRIPTTDTRLIRRIVRDSQFRAHDALKTLEVWPSVRRGEERNIFPFQEDADIMFNSALIYELGVLRNCAEGLLQQIGPESPMYSEAKRLLNFLRYFTPLSEEDIPANSILREFVGKSCFYNP; encoded by the coding sequence ATGACGTTGCTGGACGTCAGCCGGGACGTGGCTCACCTTTTTACCTCGCCCATCGTCGCGGCGAATATCGACAACGACGTCAAGGATTTGCAGACCGCCGTCAGGGACGGCGGTCGGGTATCTTTCCTCGACCTAACCAGCGAGGAGGGGATGCGCGTATACCGCCGCAGCCTGTCCTTCGTCCTCGTCGTAGCGGCCCGCGACCTTTTCCCCGCCGCCGAAGTTACCGTTGAACACTCGCTCGGCAAAGGGCTTTACTGCGAACTCCATCTCGACCGCGAATTGACCGCGGAAGATATCGGCCGCCTCCAGGAGCGCATGCGCCGGATCGTCGACGAGAACCGGCCGTTTGTCCGCCAAAGCATGCTGCGCGCCGACGCCATTGCCCTCTTCAAGGCGTCGGGCCAAACCGACAAAGTCAAACTGCTCAGCCAACTGCAACGCGAACTTGTGAGCGTGTACTACTGCGGCGACGAGTATGATTATTTTTACGGGACGATGGTGCCGGGCACCGGTTATCTGAAGATATTCGAGCTGAGATACCATCCGCCCGGTTTTATCCTGCGCTTCCCGGAGAAGGACGCCCCCGCGGTCCTGCCGCCGTACGTCGGGCAGCCTAAACTGTTCAAAGTGTTCCAGGAAGCCGAGCAATGGGGAAAAATCCTCCGCTGCCCATATGTGGCCAATCTCAACGAATACGTCGAACAGGGCCAGGCAGCCGAGATCATCCGCATCGCCGAAGCCCTGCACGAAAAGAAACTCGCCCAAATCGCCGACTACATCAGCTCACACACCAGCGATGTGCGGGTTATCCTGGTCGCCGGGCCTTCCTCGTCCGGCAAAACCACCTTCGCCCAGCGCCTCAACGTGCAGCTGAGGGTCAACGGCGTCAGGCCCGTGCCCATCTCCCTCGACGACTACTTCGTCGACCGCGACCATACGCCCCGGGACGAGAAGGGCGACTACGACTTTGAAGCCATTGAAGCCATTGACCTGGAGCTCTTTAACGAGCATCTTGTAAGGCTCCTGCGGGGCGAACTGGTCAAAATGCCCACTTACAACTTCATGTCCGGCCAGCGGGAGTACCGCGGCCGCCGCATCCAGCTCGAACCCGACCAGCCCCTCATCATCGAGGGCATTCACGGCCTCAATGAGCGCCTGACCCGCGCGGTGCCGCGGGAAAACAAAATAAAAATTTATATCAGTGCCCTCACCCAGCTTTCGATCGACAACCATAACCGCATCCCCACAACCGACACGCGGCTCATCCGCCGGATCGTGCGCGACAGTCAGTTCCGCGCTCACGACGCGCTCAAGACACTGGAAGTATGGCCCTCGGTAAGGCGGGGCGAAGAGCGCAACATATTCCCCTTTCAAGAAGATGCCGACATCATGTTCAACTCGGCCCTGATCTACGAGTTGGGGGTACTGCGCAACTGTGCCGAAGGACTGCTGCAGCAGATCGGCCCCGAAAGCCCGATGTATTCGGAAGCCAAACGGCTCCTGAACTTCCTGCGTTACTTCACCCCCCTGTCGGAAGAAGACATCCCGGCCAATTCGATACTTAGGGAATTCGTCGGCAAAAGCTGCTTCTACAACCCATAA
- a CDS encoding aminotransferase class I/II-fold pyridoxal phosphate-dependent enzyme — protein MPYGIAASHMAGKAATDKIFGAAAAANAAKAKIGKENVVDATIGVLLDNSEKLVILPTVEKVYKSLPMTELVPYAPIAGIPDFLDKVQVAAFGDNRPEAYTKAVSTSGGSGAIHHTIWNYSEVGDTVLTTDWYWDPYSVLSDALMRKLDTFSLFDAGNKFNVKSFESKVTELLAKQNNIVILLNTPAHNPVGYSLDSAEWDQVLAVLKNAKKDKKITLFVDAAYIDFAGEKNASRAFMKKFGGLPENILVIIGYSMSKGYTVYGMRTGAMIGISASQDVINEFANVNQYLSRATWSNINRGGQHLLSAIYKDDTLQAELEKERAAYYQMIAERANLFTAEAKEAKLNMLPYIAGFFLSIPAQNPDAVCTRLHADNIFAVPLAKGVRIAVCALPSGKIKGMPTKIARAMLEADK, from the coding sequence ATGCCTTACGGTATCGCTGCATCCCACATGGCCGGCAAAGCGGCCACCGACAAAATCTTCGGCGCGGCGGCCGCCGCCAACGCCGCCAAAGCCAAAATCGGCAAAGAGAACGTAGTTGACGCTACAATCGGGGTATTGCTCGACAACAGCGAAAAACTCGTCATCCTGCCCACCGTTGAAAAAGTTTACAAAAGCCTGCCGATGACGGAGCTTGTCCCCTACGCTCCCATCGCCGGTATCCCCGATTTCCTCGACAAGGTCCAGGTGGCCGCATTCGGCGACAATCGCCCCGAAGCTTACACCAAGGCCGTCTCCACTTCCGGCGGCTCGGGCGCCATCCACCACACCATCTGGAACTACTCCGAGGTTGGCGACACCGTTCTCACCACCGACTGGTACTGGGACCCATACAGCGTTCTGTCCGACGCGCTGATGCGCAAACTTGACACCTTCTCCCTGTTCGACGCCGGCAACAAATTCAACGTCAAATCATTCGAAAGCAAAGTTACCGAACTGCTGGCCAAACAGAACAACATCGTCATCCTGCTCAACACCCCGGCCCACAACCCGGTAGGCTACAGCCTCGACAGCGCCGAGTGGGACCAGGTGCTGGCCGTTCTCAAGAACGCCAAGAAAGACAAGAAAATCACCCTATTCGTCGACGCTGCCTATATCGATTTCGCCGGCGAGAAGAACGCGAGCAGGGCCTTTATGAAGAAATTCGGCGGCCTGCCGGAAAATATTCTCGTAATTATCGGTTACAGCATGTCCAAAGGCTACACCGTCTACGGAATGCGGACAGGGGCAATGATCGGCATATCCGCCAGCCAGGACGTCATCAACGAATTTGCCAATGTCAACCAGTACCTCAGCCGGGCCACCTGGTCGAACATCAACCGCGGCGGTCAGCACCTTCTCAGCGCCATCTACAAGGACGACACCCTCCAAGCGGAACTGGAAAAAGAGCGGGCCGCCTATTACCAGATGATCGCCGAGCGGGCAAACCTCTTCACCGCCGAAGCCAAAGAAGCCAAACTCAACATGCTCCCGTACATCGCCGGCTTCTTTCTGTCCATCCCGGCCCAAAACCCGGACGCAGTCTGCACCAGGCTGCACGCCGACAACATCTTCGCCGTACCGCTCGCTAAAGGCGTGCGCATAGCCGTTTGCGCCCTCCCGTCCGGCAAAATCAAGGGTATGCCGACCAAGATCGCGCGGGCCATGCTCGAGGCGGACAAATAA
- the asnS gene encoding asparagine--tRNA ligase gives MATALIKNLGRHVGETVTVQGWLYNLRSSGKIAFLIVRDGTGLVQGVMVKKEVGDDLFALAATLTQESALKVSGVVREEPRAVGGYELTLTGLEIVSIAEEYPITHKEHGVEFLAERRHLWLRTPKQTAVIRIRSEIEQAFRDFFYQRDFVLADAPVITPAACEGTTTLFEIDYHGEKAFLSQSGQLYNEATAAALGRVYCFGPTFRAEKSKTRRHLMEFWMIEAEMAYFDIDDNMKLQEEMVFYVVQRVLERCRQELKTLERDVAKLEAIKLPFPRISYTEAVELLKKAGEEFVWGDDFGAPHETIIGSNFDAPVFVHRYPTAIKAFYMKPDPNDPKVVLGADLIAPEGYGEMIGGGQRIDDLALLEQRLDEHKLPREAFEWYLDLRRYGAVPHSGFGLGIERTVAWICGLDHIRETIPFPRMLHKMYP, from the coding sequence TTGGCAACGGCACTCATAAAAAATCTTGGCCGCCATGTAGGCGAAACGGTGACTGTCCAGGGCTGGCTGTATAATCTTCGGTCCTCGGGCAAAATCGCTTTTTTGATCGTCCGTGACGGTACCGGCCTTGTGCAGGGGGTAATGGTTAAGAAAGAGGTCGGAGACGACCTATTTGCGCTTGCCGCCACACTTACTCAGGAGAGCGCGCTGAAAGTAAGCGGCGTCGTCAGGGAGGAGCCCCGAGCCGTCGGCGGCTACGAGCTTACCCTCACCGGGCTCGAGATCGTCAGCATCGCCGAGGAATACCCGATAACCCACAAGGAACACGGGGTCGAATTCCTCGCCGAACGTCGCCATCTGTGGCTCAGAACCCCGAAACAGACAGCCGTTATTCGCATCCGCTCCGAAATCGAACAGGCTTTTCGCGATTTCTTTTATCAGCGTGATTTCGTGCTGGCCGACGCGCCGGTGATAACGCCGGCCGCCTGCGAAGGCACCACAACGCTGTTTGAGATCGACTATCACGGCGAAAAAGCCTTCTTGTCCCAGAGCGGTCAGCTTTATAACGAAGCTACCGCAGCCGCCCTCGGGCGCGTATATTGTTTCGGGCCGACTTTCCGGGCCGAAAAATCGAAAACCCGCCGCCACCTGATGGAGTTCTGGATGATCGAGGCCGAAATGGCCTACTTCGACATCGACGACAACATGAAGCTTCAGGAGGAAATGGTCTTCTACGTCGTGCAGAGGGTACTGGAACGCTGCCGGCAGGAACTCAAGACGCTGGAGCGGGACGTTGCCAAGCTGGAGGCCATCAAACTGCCCTTCCCCCGCATAAGCTATACGGAAGCGGTAGAACTGCTGAAAAAGGCGGGTGAGGAATTCGTCTGGGGCGACGATTTCGGCGCTCCTCACGAAACGATCATCGGCAGCAACTTCGACGCTCCCGTATTCGTCCACCGCTATCCCACCGCGATCAAGGCGTTTTACATGAAACCCGACCCCAACGACCCCAAAGTGGTATTGGGAGCTGATCTCATCGCCCCGGAAGGGTACGGCGAAATGATCGGCGGCGGACAGAGGATCGACGACCTCGCTCTGCTTGAACAGCGTCTGGATGAACACAAGCTGCCGCGCGAGGCGTTCGAATGGTACCTAGACCTTCGCCGCTACGGAGCCGTCCCCCATTCAGGGTTTGGCTTGGGCATCGAACGGACGGTGGCCTGGATCTGCGGACTCGACCACATCAGGGAAACAATCCCCTTCCCGCGGATGCTCCATAAGATGTACCCCTGA
- a CDS encoding pyridoxamine 5'-phosphate oxidase family protein, which produces MPKKWLSESEAFAYLAARTEGRLATCGADGQPYITPLNYIFHRGSIYFHCAPKGHKLDNIAANNRVCFEVSQSDKLVFSEKACGCSTRYTSVVVFGKARIVNDEEEMIDVLNTLTARFAAGRPFAAVDATMLKGCVAVAISVDKITGKMNVDPGAAT; this is translated from the coding sequence ATGCCGAAAAAGTGGTTAAGCGAAAGTGAGGCGTTCGCGTACCTCGCCGCGAGGACAGAGGGAAGGCTGGCGACGTGCGGCGCCGACGGACAGCCCTATATAACCCCTCTCAATTATATTTTCCATCGCGGCAGCATTTATTTTCACTGCGCCCCCAAAGGGCACAAGCTTGACAACATTGCCGCCAACAACCGCGTTTGCTTTGAAGTCAGCCAGTCCGACAAACTGGTATTTTCCGAAAAGGCCTGTGGCTGCTCGACCCGCTATACCTCAGTTGTCGTATTCGGGAAAGCCCGCATCGTCAACGACGAAGAAGAGATGATCGACGTTCTGAATACGCTGACCGCGCGTTTTGCCGCCGGACGGCCGTTCGCGGCCGTGGACGCCACGATGCTCAAGGGCTGTGTTGCCGTGGCCATCAGCGTGGACAAAATCACCGGCAAGATGAACGTAGATCCGGGTGCCGCGACCTGA
- a CDS encoding alpha/beta-type small acid-soluble spore protein, translated as MSRSRKPVNPQAQKALDQLKVETAAELGLQNYQNTYKGALTSADNGRVGGNMVRKMIESQENKLGGGQGGSQQGKSGQTLTSKNNIGN; from the coding sequence ATGTCGAGGAGTCGGAAACCTGTCAACCCCCAGGCGCAGAAAGCTCTCGACCAGCTGAAGGTGGAAACCGCTGCCGAACTCGGCTTGCAGAATTACCAGAACACTTACAAGGGTGCCCTGACCTCGGCGGATAACGGCCGCGTCGGTGGCAACATGGTCCGCAAGATGATCGAGTCCCAGGAAAACAAACTGGGCGGCGGCCAAGGCGGCAGCCAACAGGGCAAATCCGGACAGACGCTCACCAGCAAGAACAACATTGGCAACTGA
- a CDS encoding aspartate kinase: MALVVKKFGGSSVATTEKLMAVVRRVLADKKPDDRVVVVVSAMGDTTDDLIQMAKAVNDKPYGREMDMLLATGEQVSIALLAMAFASQGQPAVSLTGFQAGIATTDAYNKGKIKTVKPDRVLAELAAGKIVIVAGFQGITAGGDITTLGRGGSDTTAVALAGAMQADICEIYTDVDGVYSADPRVVKTARRMKEITYNEMLEMARLGAVVMQPRSVEMGKHYGVPIHVRSTFSREPGTIIREVYTVEEKEFIIRGVTHDSNVAKVAILGVPDRPGIAYKVFSALAQANIDVDMIVQSIRNADKNINDIVFTIAQPDLPIARQIIDEVGKTIGVLGVVVDENVAKVSVVGAGMYGSPGIAAAMFGALADAGVNIEVISTSEISISCLIQGDKVKEAVAAIHARFFKEEDNGK; encoded by the coding sequence ATGGCGCTAGTTGTAAAAAAGTTCGGCGGCAGCTCAGTTGCGACAACGGAGAAGCTTATGGCGGTAGTCCGGCGCGTCCTCGCCGATAAAAAGCCGGATGACAGGGTGGTCGTAGTAGTATCGGCCATGGGTGACACCACCGACGACCTGATCCAGATGGCCAAAGCGGTGAACGATAAACCCTATGGCCGGGAAATGGACATGCTGCTGGCGACGGGTGAGCAGGTTTCCATCGCTCTCCTGGCGATGGCGTTTGCCTCGCAGGGACAGCCGGCGGTATCGCTCACCGGTTTTCAGGCCGGGATCGCCACCACCGACGCCTATAACAAAGGGAAAATCAAGACCGTTAAGCCGGACAGGGTATTGGCGGAACTCGCGGCGGGGAAAATTGTCATAGTGGCCGGGTTCCAGGGAATAACGGCCGGCGGCGACATCACCACATTAGGGCGCGGCGGCTCAGACACCACCGCAGTGGCGCTGGCCGGCGCCATGCAGGCCGACATCTGCGAAATATATACCGATGTTGACGGCGTGTACTCCGCCGACCCCAGGGTAGTTAAGACAGCCCGGCGGATGAAAGAGATAACTTATAACGAAATGCTGGAGATGGCCAGGCTGGGAGCGGTGGTCATGCAACCGCGCTCGGTCGAGATGGGCAAGCACTACGGAGTACCCATCCATGTCCGCTCGACCTTCAGCCGCGAGCCTGGGACAATTATCAGGGAGGTATACACTGTGGAAGAAAAAGAGTTTATCATCAGAGGCGTAACCCACGACTCCAATGTGGCCAAGGTAGCCATTCTGGGAGTGCCGGATCGTCCGGGCATCGCCTACAAGGTTTTCTCCGCCCTGGCTCAGGCCAATATCGACGTTGACATGATCGTCCAGAGCATCCGCAACGCCGACAAAAATATCAACGACATCGTCTTCACCATAGCTCAGCCGGACCTGCCGATCGCCAGACAGATAATCGATGAGGTTGGTAAAACGATCGGCGTTCTCGGCGTGGTCGTGGACGAAAATGTAGCCAAGGTGTCGGTGGTGGGAGCGGGCATGTACGGCAGCCCGGGTATCGCCGCCGCGATGTTCGGCGCCCTGGCAGACGCCGGCGTCAACATCGAGGTTATCAGCACATCGGAAATCAGCATATCCTGTCTTATCCAGGGCGACAAGGTCAAAGAAGCCGTCGCCGCCATCCATGCCCGTTTTTTCAAGGAAGAGGATAACGGCAAGTAA
- a CDS encoding class II SORL domain-containing protein, whose protein sequence is MKIADVVQSADWKTEKHVPVIEAPDSAQAGGKFTVQVSVGKEIAHPNTTEHHIRWIKLYFKPEGGKFAYDLGGYEFSAHGESVEGANKGPAFSEPQVTAAIKLSASGTLIAESYCNIHGLWESSKEIKITA, encoded by the coding sequence ATGAAAATTGCCGATGTCGTACAAAGCGCAGACTGGAAAACGGAGAAGCACGTCCCGGTAATCGAGGCTCCGGATAGTGCGCAAGCGGGCGGAAAATTCACTGTCCAGGTGTCGGTAGGCAAAGAAATAGCCCATCCCAACACGACCGAGCACCATATTCGCTGGATCAAGCTCTACTTCAAGCCCGAAGGCGGAAAATTCGCCTATGATCTCGGTGGCTACGAGTTTTCCGCCCACGGAGAATCGGTGGAGGGGGCCAACAAAGGTCCCGCCTTTAGCGAGCCCCAAGTGACCGCGGCGATAAAGCTGAGCGCCTCAGGAACCCTTATCGCCGAGAGTTACTGCAATATCCACGGTTTATGGGAAAGCTCAAAAGAGATTAAGATTACTGCTTGA
- a CDS encoding DMT family transporter → MLRFLMHTEKGVLIILTLTAVMWGGNAVTAKYVVGELPPVTTAFFRFAWVSAILLALVWRMEGSKCLPERRQLPGILAMAATGIFGHNFLVYSGVKLSTATNMSLFAAVNPVITACLAAIFLHERLARRQMLGVALSLAGVVTVITRGDLSVLTGLRFNIGDILLAAAPVAWAVYSVVGRRVMRGMSALAATAWASVAGSALLLVAALWEGFDGSIVLSPLGWASMAYMIIGSGVIAFYWWNQGVTVIGPSRAAVFMNLIPVSGMFLAAVLLNEAVSAEQLIGAVMIIGGVWLTTQKT, encoded by the coding sequence TTGCTGCGTTTTTTAATGCATACCGAGAAAGGTGTCCTCATTATATTGACGCTGACTGCCGTAATGTGGGGTGGTAATGCGGTGACCGCCAAGTACGTCGTGGGCGAACTGCCGCCGGTTACCACCGCTTTTTTTCGTTTTGCCTGGGTCAGCGCCATATTGCTTGCGCTCGTCTGGCGTATGGAAGGGTCGAAGTGTCTGCCTGAACGGCGGCAGTTGCCGGGGATTCTGGCAATGGCTGCGACCGGCATTTTCGGACACAATTTTCTGGTTTACAGCGGGGTCAAATTGTCCACCGCAACCAATATGAGCCTGTTTGCCGCCGTAAACCCGGTTATCACCGCCTGCTTGGCCGCCATATTCCTGCATGAGCGCCTGGCGAGACGGCAGATGCTCGGGGTAGCGCTATCCTTGGCCGGGGTGGTGACAGTTATCACCCGCGGCGACTTAAGTGTGCTCACGGGTCTGAGATTCAACATCGGCGACATATTGCTGGCGGCCGCACCGGTAGCGTGGGCGGTTTATTCCGTCGTCGGCCGCCGCGTGATGAGAGGAATGTCGGCGCTGGCGGCGACGGCGTGGGCAAGTGTGGCCGGGTCGGCATTATTACTGGTCGCCGCCTTGTGGGAAGGGTTTGACGGCAGTATCGTCCTCAGCCCGCTGGGGTGGGCGAGTATGGCGTATATGATTATCGGCAGCGGGGTCATCGCTTTCTACTGGTGGAACCAGGGAGTGACGGTAATCGGTCCCAGCCGGGCGGCCGTCTTTATGAACTTAATCCCCGTGTCCGGCATGTTTTTGGCGGCGGTATTGCTGAATGAAGCCGTATCTGCCGAGCAGTTGATTGGTGCAGTCATGATAATCGGCGGCGTCTGGCTGACGACGCAAAAGACCTGA
- a CDS encoding RluA family pseudouridine synthase, with product MFSFILSGDEQPTFLNKLLRRLNFSLTLRRKLKRCPDAIRLNGIPVTWQTVVSPGDVLTITWPDESHIEPIPLALTVCYEDDHLLVADKPAGLLVHPASGPPEPTLANAVVHHLRTRGEAGAFHPAHRLDRNTSGLILIAKNPYIQHLLFADGGKPLERTYLALVSGHPHPPTAVIDAPIGRLAGSIIQRTVCPDGKAASTAYETVAAAGPHSLVRLRLLTGRTHQIRVHLAHIGHPIIGDDLYGGSTALIGRPALHAAALAFPHPVGGQRVSLSSPLPPDMDHLLAELQSRPVSGETADL from the coding sequence ATGTTCTCCTTCATTCTCTCCGGCGACGAACAGCCCACGTTCCTGAACAAACTCCTTCGGAGGCTGAATTTCTCCCTCACCCTCCGCCGCAAGCTGAAACGCTGCCCGGACGCCATCCGCCTTAACGGCATACCCGTTACCTGGCAGACGGTCGTATCACCGGGCGATGTCCTCACAATAACCTGGCCTGACGAGAGCCATATCGAACCCATTCCTCTGGCCCTCACCGTCTGCTACGAAGACGATCACCTGCTGGTGGCGGACAAGCCCGCCGGCCTGCTTGTTCATCCGGCAAGCGGCCCGCCGGAACCTACTCTGGCCAACGCCGTCGTCCATCACCTGCGCACCCGCGGCGAGGCCGGCGCCTTTCATCCGGCACACCGCCTGGACCGCAACACATCCGGACTGATCCTTATCGCCAAGAACCCTTATATTCAGCACCTCCTCTTCGCCGACGGCGGCAAGCCCCTCGAGCGCACCTACCTTGCCCTCGTCTCCGGCCACCCCCACCCTCCGACCGCTGTAATCGATGCCCCTATAGGCCGCCTTGCCGGCAGCATCATCCAGCGCACCGTCTGCCCCGACGGAAAAGCTGCCTCCACCGCCTACGAAACCGTTGCTGCGGCCGGTCCGCACAGCCTAGTCCGCCTGCGCCTGCTTACGGGCCGGACGCACCAGATTCGTGTCCACCTTGCCCACATTGGGCACCCGATTATCGGCGACGATCTCTATGGAGGTTCCACCGCCCTTATCGGCCGGCCGGCCCTTCACGCCGCCGCGTTGGCCTTCCCCCACCCGGTCGGCGGTCAACGGGTATCGCTCTCCAGCCCCCTGCCTCCGGATATGGACCATCTGTTGGCTGAGCTGCAGTCAAGACCGGTCTCCGGCGAGACCGCTGATTTGTGA